In one Thioclava sp. ES.031 genomic region, the following are encoded:
- a CDS encoding IS3 family transposase (programmed frameshift) encodes MSKRKQHAPEFKAKVALEALKGEETAAELASRFGVHPTMIHQWKRALLEGASGVFERGGRRKPEIDEEQVKELHAKIGELAVANFFFGTKAEALGREVRRGMIEPNHSDLSIGQQCKLLSIARSSYYYEPKGETEQNLGLMRQIDEQFLETPFFGVRQMTWHLRNDGHLVNEKRIRRLMRLMGLMPIYQKPNTSRPAKGHKTYPYLLRGLRVDRPNQVWCSDITYLPMRRGFLYLVAIMDWHTRKVLSWRISNTLEADFCVEALNEAIHKFGPPEIMNTDQGSQFTSFAWTDRLRRSGVRISMDGKGRFLDNIFIERLWRTLKYECVYLHAWETGSETKAAIRKWMTFYNHQRPHSALGGKPPALVYWQRHDINQPDQQVQRVA; translated from the exons ATGTCGAAACGCAAGCAGCACGCGCCCGAGTTCAAGGCAAAGGTCGCGCTGGAAGCCCTGAAGGGTGAAGAGACAGCGGCCGAGCTGGCGAGCCGGTTCGGGGTGCATCCAACGATGATCCATCAATGGAAGCGGGCCTTGCTCGAAGGCGCGTCGGGCGTGTTCGAGCGCGGGGGCCGAAGGAAGCCCGAGATCGACGAGGAGCAGGTGAAGGAGCTCCACGCCAAGATCGGGGAGCTGGCGGTGGCCAACT TCTTTTTTGGAACGAAAGCTGAAGCCTTGGGGCGGGAAGTGAGGCGTGGCATGATCGAGCCGAACCATTCGGATCTGTCGATTGGGCAGCAGTGCAAGCTGCTGTCGATCGCACGCTCATCCTATTACTACGAGCCGAAGGGCGAAACCGAACAGAACCTCGGCCTGATGCGGCAGATCGACGAGCAGTTCCTGGAGACCCCGTTCTTCGGTGTCCGCCAGATGACCTGGCACCTGCGTAACGACGGCCACCTGGTGAACGAGAAGCGGATACGGCGACTGATGCGCCTGATGGGGCTCATGCCGATTTACCAGAAACCCAACACAAGCAGGCCGGCGAAGGGGCACAAGACCTATCCCTACCTGCTGCGAGGTCTGCGGGTGGATCGCCCGAACCAGGTCTGGTGCTCGGATATCACCTACCTGCCCATGCGGCGCGGGTTCCTCTACCTCGTGGCGATCATGGACTGGCACACCCGCAAGGTTCTGTCTTGGCGGATCTCGAACACCCTGGAGGCCGACTTCTGTGTCGAGGCGCTGAACGAAGCCATCCACAAGTTCGGCCCGCCCGAGATAATGAATACGGATCAGGGTTCTCAGTTCACGTCCTTCGCTTGGACGGATCGGCTCCGCCGGTCGGGCGTGCGCATCTCGATGGATGGGAAAGGCCGATTCCTCGACAACATCTTCATCGAGCGGCTGTGGCGAACCCTGAAATACGAATGCGTCTACCTGCATGCCTGGGAGACAGGATCGGAGACAAAGGCGGCGATCCGGAAATGGATGACCTTCTACAACCACCAGCGCCCTCACTCAGCCCTCGGCGGCAAGCCACCGGCGCTGGTCTATTGGCAGAGACATGATATCAACCAACCCGATCAGCAGGTGCAAAGAGTAGCTTAA